Proteins found in one Clostridia bacterium genomic segment:
- a CDS encoding DUF4912 domain-containing protein has translation MHYSCYECPSPAPVAPVKAGPSEASEEGRPPLIPERYGVTRIVLQVRDSFWLHAYWEIADDASRDMERELGAELGRSHMVIRVYDVTGVAFNGSNARSSRDIPVHPFADNWYVEIDSPDRSYCADLGLVTPASQFHLIVRSNTVHTPPSGPSDVVDEEWLSIREIQHLSPKGPSSAASPGGPGGFRSRQMEREIAIGSGGVGAVSSPSPYPPGAIAAQNPRGFWLTADAELIVYGATEPGSTVEICNSPVRVAPDGSFSVRLAFPAGESEIPVRARSADGIMERHGCLRIARTGERIGGER, from the coding sequence GTGCACTACTCATGCTATGAGTGCCCTTCGCCGGCGCCTGTTGCGCCGGTCAAGGCAGGGCCTTCTGAGGCCAGCGAGGAGGGGCGTCCGCCCCTGATTCCAGAGCGTTACGGAGTCACCAGAATAGTGCTTCAAGTGCGGGACTCGTTCTGGCTGCACGCGTACTGGGAGATCGCCGATGATGCTTCGAGAGACATGGAGCGCGAGCTAGGAGCGGAGCTCGGCCGATCACACATGGTCATCAGGGTGTATGATGTCACTGGGGTCGCGTTCAATGGTTCCAACGCGCGGAGCAGTCGCGACATTCCGGTGCATCCCTTCGCCGACAACTGGTACGTTGAGATCGACTCACCGGATAGGTCCTACTGCGCTGATCTGGGCCTTGTGACTCCTGCGTCCCAGTTTCACCTCATCGTGAGGTCAAACACGGTGCACACCCCTCCGTCAGGCCCATCTGATGTCGTGGATGAAGAGTGGCTGAGCATCCGCGAGATTCAGCATTTGTCCCCAAAAGGACCCTCGTCCGCGGCTTCCCCAGGGGGGCCAGGCGGTTTCCGCTCAAGGCAGATGGAGCGGGAGATCGCCATTGGCTCTGGCGGAGTGGGCGCCGTGTCAAGCCCTTCCCCCTACCCGCCCGGCGCGATCGCCGCGCAAAACCCGAGGGGATTCTGGTTGACGGCCGATGCTGAACTCATCGTATACGGTGCAACCGAGCCAGGCTCCACAGTGGAGATATGCAACTCACCAGTACGCGTGGCGCCTGACGGAAGCTTCTCAGTTCGTCTTGCGTTCCCGGCGGGTGAAAGCGAGATCCCGGTGCGAGCCAGATCGGCCGATGGAATCATGGAGAGGCACGGATGCCTGAGGATCGCCAGAACGGGAGAGCGGATTGGAGGTGAGCGATGA
- the rapZ gene encoding RNase adapter RapZ: protein MRDLSCVVITGLSGAGKSEAVRAFEDLGYFCIDNLPVILIPKLAELLSETSGRIDKVALVIDVRGQEFFGQLTSVIRNLEDSGFAYRVVFLEASDETLVKRFKESRRPHPLSTQGTILDGIDRERRLLAELRTHSTEVIDTTGFTTRQLRAEIVRRFGDGPSSASLGITFVSFGFKHGIPGDADMVLDVRFLPNPFYMESLRDLTGSSDEVTEYVLRWPVTKRLLDRLFDLFRFLIPEYAKEGKANLIVGIGCTGGKHRSVVVANALADYVRELGYRVCTVHRDIGIMARDVLDDAGIER from the coding sequence GTGAGAGACTTGTCATGCGTGGTCATTACCGGGCTTTCTGGCGCCGGGAAATCCGAAGCCGTGAGGGCATTCGAGGATCTCGGCTATTTCTGCATTGATAACCTTCCGGTCATCCTCATCCCGAAGCTTGCGGAGCTGCTTTCGGAAACATCCGGGCGAATCGACAAGGTTGCCCTGGTGATCGATGTGAGGGGGCAGGAGTTCTTCGGGCAGCTCACATCGGTGATTCGAAACCTTGAGGATTCGGGGTTCGCGTACAGGGTCGTGTTCCTCGAAGCGTCTGACGAAACGCTTGTCAAGCGTTTCAAGGAAAGCAGGCGCCCTCATCCCCTCTCCACCCAAGGCACGATCCTCGATGGAATCGACCGCGAGCGCAGGCTCCTAGCGGAGCTTCGAACACACTCAACGGAGGTCATCGATACCACCGGTTTCACAACACGACAGCTCCGAGCCGAGATTGTGAGGAGGTTTGGCGACGGGCCTTCATCTGCATCTCTCGGCATCACATTCGTATCTTTCGGGTTCAAGCATGGAATACCGGGCGACGCCGACATGGTGTTGGATGTGAGATTCCTGCCCAACCCGTTCTACATGGAGTCGCTGAGAGATCTCACCGGCAGTTCGGATGAGGTCACTGAGTACGTTCTCCGATGGCCAGTAACCAAGAGACTACTCGACAGACTGTTCGATCTATTCCGGTTCCTCATCCCCGAGTATGCCAAGGAAGGGAAGGCCAATCTGATTGTGGGCATTGGATGCACCGGAGGCAAGCACAGGTCGGTGGTGGTGGCCAACGCCTTGGCAGACTACGTACGCGAACTCGGCTACAGGGTGTGCACTGTGCATAGGGATATTGGGATCATGGCACGCGACGTGCTGGATGATGCTGGCATCGAGAGGTGA
- the whiA gene encoding DNA-binding protein WhiA: MEFYSRMKDELTHTIGDHECCREAELSALVKTDGVLSISEGRLALMLRESNAGVARKIVSLLRETGRPRLEMAVRKGRALPKGNTYIIRIPDQGDAFDVMKRLGLRSSLGYADGISPKVVEKRCCKRAHLRGAFLGAGYMAEPEKGYHLEIAVPDEAYAQQLAAMLAEFGIWAGIVARRDKWVVYLKDGDDIVELLRVMDATNSLLDLENMRIVRSIRNDVNRLVNAESANLAKSVDASLRQVQDIILIDEVIGIERLPRALRDTCCARLENPEVSLAELGGMMSPSVGKSGVNHRMRRLGAIADSLRRRDRERR; this comes from the coding sequence GTGGAATTCTACTCTCGCATGAAGGATGAGCTTACCCACACAATAGGAGACCATGAATGCTGCCGAGAGGCAGAGCTTTCGGCGCTTGTCAAAACCGACGGAGTGCTGAGCATCTCCGAGGGGCGGCTCGCGCTCATGCTGAGAGAATCCAATGCAGGCGTCGCCCGGAAGATCGTGTCGCTGCTTCGGGAGACAGGCCGACCCAGGCTGGAGATGGCTGTTCGGAAAGGACGAGCCCTGCCGAAGGGGAACACCTACATCATCAGGATCCCAGACCAGGGCGATGCCTTCGATGTCATGAAGAGGCTTGGGCTTCGAAGCAGCCTGGGATATGCCGACGGAATCTCGCCAAAGGTAGTGGAGAAGCGATGCTGCAAGAGGGCGCACCTCCGCGGCGCGTTCCTCGGCGCTGGGTACATGGCAGAACCGGAAAAGGGCTATCACCTGGAGATAGCCGTGCCAGATGAAGCGTATGCACAGCAACTGGCAGCCATGCTGGCGGAGTTTGGAATATGGGCAGGTATTGTGGCTCGCCGTGATAAGTGGGTCGTGTACTTGAAAGACGGCGACGATATCGTTGAGCTCCTGAGGGTGATGGATGCCACCAACTCTCTGCTGGATCTGGAGAACATGAGAATCGTGCGCTCGATCCGAAACGACGTGAACCGGCTCGTGAATGCGGAGAGCGCGAACCTCGCCAAGAGTGTCGATGCCTCTCTTCGGCAGGTTCAAGACATCATCCTCATCGATGAGGTGATCGGAATCGAGCGCCTTCCGCGGGCGCTGCGGGACACATGCTGCGCAAGGCTGGAGAACCCCGAGGTCAGCCTGGCAGAACTCGGCGGGATGATGTCGCCGTCTGTGGGCAAGTCGGGCGTCAATCACAGAATGCGGAGGCTCGGGGCGATCGCCGACAGCCTTCGCAGGCGGGACCGGGAGCGGAGGTGA
- a CDS encoding 1,4-alpha-glucan branching protein domain-containing protein — protein MPRMGNLAIILHSHIPYCRKSGVWPFGEEWVFEAMAETYIPVLDLVSSAWQARGSTSGAPFLTMSFTPVLAEQLADDYMKSRFLDYLEMRALAAERDVERHEAAHDDARVGQARWFAAYYARIKERFTGHYRCDLLSAVSRLATDGAVELLATAATHAYLPLLGSAERVYTQISLGCEACEHHFGVRPRGAWLPECGYRPGAVERALEACGIQYFVVDTHAIAGGSPRNLYTDSPDEIEPQLPSMSTMRPYRLAGSKLSVFGRDESAAAQVWSKDHGYPGDGDYREFHRRDEVSGLPYWRVTSKLLDLGQKQLYNREAAISTVKGHAAHFAELVRGRLAKYSAASGGEGIVVAPYDMELFGHWWHEGVEWLAALIDIVESCGDVCPSTLGRHLELHPPTEEIAIPESSWGMGGKHAAWLNHETEWMWTSLLRAEKTGDEIAAGLDRLLGEERETALQALRELLLLEASDWPFLVTTGQAREYAEERFAQHLADFQALTGKEGARALERARGRDLVFDWVDGVKL, from the coding sequence ATGCCAAGAATGGGGAACCTGGCGATCATTCTTCATTCCCATATCCCGTATTGTCGGAAATCCGGGGTATGGCCTTTCGGTGAGGAATGGGTGTTCGAGGCCATGGCCGAGACGTACATACCAGTCCTGGACCTAGTCTCCTCCGCGTGGCAGGCGCGGGGTTCTACCTCTGGAGCACCGTTTCTCACGATGAGTTTCACTCCGGTTCTCGCTGAACAGCTGGCTGACGATTACATGAAGTCGCGTTTTCTCGACTACCTGGAAATGCGGGCGCTCGCCGCTGAACGGGATGTGGAGCGCCATGAGGCCGCTCATGATGACGCTAGGGTCGGTCAGGCCAGATGGTTTGCTGCCTATTATGCCCGGATCAAAGAACGTTTCACCGGCCACTACCGATGTGACCTGCTTTCTGCTGTCTCCAGGCTAGCGACCGATGGGGCGGTGGAGTTGCTTGCTACAGCAGCGACTCACGCCTACCTTCCGCTGCTCGGGAGTGCGGAACGAGTTTACACCCAGATAAGCCTGGGATGCGAGGCCTGCGAGCATCACTTCGGAGTGCGGCCGCGGGGAGCATGGCTTCCGGAGTGCGGATACCGACCAGGTGCTGTGGAGCGTGCTTTGGAGGCATGTGGGATCCAGTACTTCGTCGTTGACACCCATGCGATTGCCGGCGGAAGCCCGCGCAATCTGTACACGGATTCCCCGGATGAAATCGAGCCGCAACTGCCCAGCATGAGCACCATGAGACCATACCGGCTTGCAGGATCAAAGCTCTCCGTCTTCGGCCGGGACGAATCCGCCGCTGCACAGGTGTGGTCGAAGGACCATGGGTATCCGGGAGATGGAGACTACCGCGAATTTCACAGGAGAGACGAAGTATCCGGACTTCCATATTGGAGGGTCACGAGCAAACTGCTCGACCTGGGCCAGAAGCAGCTGTACAACAGAGAGGCCGCCATATCCACGGTGAAGGGCCACGCGGCCCATTTCGCAGAGCTTGTTCGGGGAAGGCTCGCCAAGTACTCGGCGGCATCTGGAGGCGAGGGAATCGTTGTGGCGCCGTACGACATGGAGCTATTCGGACACTGGTGGCACGAGGGGGTTGAGTGGCTGGCGGCACTGATCGATATCGTGGAAAGCTGCGGAGATGTGTGCCCATCCACGCTTGGTCGCCATCTGGAGCTTCACCCCCCAACTGAGGAGATTGCGATTCCTGAGAGCTCATGGGGGATGGGCGGGAAACATGCGGCCTGGCTCAACCACGAAACAGAATGGATGTGGACATCCCTTCTCAGGGCAGAGAAGACCGGCGACGAGATCGCCGCAGGCCTGGACAGATTGTTGGGAGAAGAGCGAGAAACAGCTCTCCAGGCTCTGCGCGAACTGCTTCTTCTGGAGGCAAGCGACTGGCCGTTTCTGGTTACTACCGGACAGGCGAGGGAGTACGCAGAGGAGAGGTTCGCGCAGCATCTTGCGGACTTCCAAGCGCTAACTGGCAAGGAAGGTGCCCGGGCCCTGGAGCGGGCGCGAGGACGGGACTTGGTCTTCGATTGGGTGGACGGCGTCAAGTTATGA
- a CDS encoding nucleoside recognition domain-containing protein, whose amino-acid sequence MNYVWLLMLASGALVASASGGPSAAAGIAIASCKEAVQLSLGLAGSIALWSGIGRIAQKSGLMDALARAVRPVISPLFPSVRRDSPALGSISASIAANLLGLGSAATPFGLAAMEQLGLDAEESRRGRRQRLGAHTATDAMCTFVAVTASGFSLAPTTVISLRAEMGSSNPSAIIGAVLFAGVCSTTAAIIADAALRRRP is encoded by the coding sequence ATGAACTATGTCTGGCTTCTCATGCTGGCATCAGGTGCGCTTGTGGCATCGGCGTCCGGAGGTCCGAGCGCTGCAGCAGGGATAGCAATCGCCTCATGCAAAGAGGCGGTGCAGCTATCGTTGGGCCTAGCCGGATCCATAGCTCTATGGTCTGGAATCGGAAGGATCGCCCAGAAGTCGGGCCTCATGGACGCCCTAGCAAGGGCGGTCCGTCCGGTGATATCTCCTCTATTCCCAAGCGTAAGGCGGGATTCGCCCGCACTCGGATCCATATCGGCAAGCATCGCCGCGAACCTGCTTGGGCTCGGATCCGCAGCCACGCCATTCGGCCTTGCAGCCATGGAGCAACTCGGCCTGGATGCAGAGGAATCCCGCCGTGGAAGGCGCCAGAGGCTAGGCGCGCATACCGCCACCGATGCCATGTGCACCTTCGTCGCAGTCACTGCCTCCGGCTTCAGCCTCGCTCCCACTACGGTCATATCGCTTCGCGCTGAGATGGGCTCATCAAATCCAAGCGCAATAATCGGCGCTGTGCTGTTCGCCGGAGTATGCTCCACCACAGCCGCCATCATCGCCGATGCCGCTCTGAGGCGCAGGCCATGA
- a CDS encoding 1,4-alpha-glucan branching protein domain-containing protein, whose protein sequence is MPQGCLALVLHAHLPYVRHLDGDSYLEEKWFYEALTETYLPIYMMLSRVADDGVPYRITMSLSPTLVSMFLDPLLQERYERYINSLLELAEREVERTRTLPEHTESAVMYRDMFARARECYLGALGRNMTEGFADLSRRGVVELITTGASHGYLPLMEVCPEAARAQVIAAVDYHTQVFGTPPPGMWLPECGYSPGVDTWLAEAGIKYFFTDAHGITNAAPRPRYGVYAPVYCPTGVAAFGRDMESSKQVWSAHEGYPGDYDYREFYRDIGHDLDWDYIRPYMNNSPVRTQTGIKYYRVTGRGEHKEPYVRKWAIQKARDHAGNFVFNRERQVEHLAHVMDRQPIVVAPYDAELFGHWWFEGIDFLEHVIRTVASGQGVLGLATPSDYLKAYPRNQTATPSMSSWGYMGYSEVWLADCNNWVYRHLHMMSWRMADLARSFAPPQPKLAERALAQAARELLLAQSSDWAFMMKAGACVDYAVNRTRSHVSRFNRLYDEIRGSAIDETWLSDIESKDNIFPDIDYTVYAGSAGPT, encoded by the coding sequence ATGCCCCAAGGCTGCCTGGCGCTTGTTCTTCACGCGCACCTTCCATATGTTCGACATCTCGACGGCGATAGCTATCTTGAGGAGAAATGGTTCTACGAGGCGCTCACAGAGACATACCTCCCTATCTACATGATGCTGTCCCGCGTTGCAGATGACGGAGTGCCGTACAGGATCACGATGTCGCTATCTCCAACGCTTGTTTCCATGTTCCTCGACCCTCTTCTCCAGGAGAGGTATGAACGGTACATCAACAGCCTATTGGAACTGGCAGAGAGGGAAGTGGAGCGCACTCGGACCCTGCCTGAGCACACTGAATCCGCAGTGATGTATCGGGACATGTTTGCCAGGGCTCGAGAATGCTATCTAGGCGCCCTTGGAAGGAACATGACGGAGGGCTTTGCGGACCTTTCGCGCAGAGGCGTGGTGGAACTGATCACCACTGGCGCCAGCCACGGATACTTGCCCCTCATGGAGGTGTGCCCAGAGGCCGCAAGGGCACAGGTCATAGCCGCCGTCGACTACCACACGCAGGTCTTCGGAACACCACCTCCAGGGATGTGGCTGCCCGAATGCGGCTACTCTCCTGGAGTAGACACCTGGCTTGCCGAGGCCGGGATCAAGTACTTTTTCACAGACGCCCATGGAATCACAAACGCCGCCCCTCGACCGCGCTATGGGGTGTATGCACCTGTGTACTGCCCTACCGGAGTAGCCGCATTCGGCAGAGACATGGAATCGTCGAAGCAAGTATGGAGCGCCCATGAAGGGTATCCAGGCGACTACGACTACAGGGAATTCTACCGAGACATAGGCCATGACCTTGATTGGGACTACATCAGACCATACATGAACAACTCCCCTGTCCGCACCCAAACGGGGATCAAGTACTACCGTGTTACCGGGCGTGGGGAGCACAAGGAGCCATATGTGCGCAAGTGGGCCATACAGAAAGCACGGGACCATGCGGGAAACTTCGTTTTCAACAGAGAGCGACAGGTTGAGCATCTCGCGCATGTCATGGACAGGCAGCCGATAGTAGTGGCGCCCTACGACGCGGAGCTGTTCGGACACTGGTGGTTCGAAGGGATCGATTTCCTGGAGCACGTGATCCGCACGGTCGCCTCTGGCCAGGGCGTGCTGGGGCTTGCCACTCCATCCGACTACCTGAAGGCATACCCGCGGAACCAGACGGCGACTCCGTCCATGTCATCCTGGGGGTACATGGGCTACAGTGAAGTGTGGCTCGCCGACTGCAACAACTGGGTGTACCGCCACCTGCACATGATGTCCTGGCGAATGGCGGACCTGGCCCGCTCATTTGCCCCGCCGCAGCCCAAACTCGCAGAACGCGCGCTTGCGCAGGCGGCTCGGGAGCTTCTGTTGGCTCAAAGCTCCGACTGGGCATTCATGATGAAGGCAGGCGCCTGCGTGGACTACGCAGTTAATCGGACCCGATCCCATGTGTCAAGGTTCAACAGGCTCTATGATGAGATTAGAGGCAGCGCCATCGATGAAACCTGGCTATCCGACATCGAATCCAAAGACAACATCTTCCCGGATATCGACTACACGGTGTACGCAGGTTCGGCCGGGCCTACGTAA
- a CDS encoding spore maturation protein, whose protein sequence is MMGTAASTAQWVLPALLLGVPVYAALRRVDVYNAFVEGASDGLRVVARLAPAMIAIFLAVGMFRESGALAIVARAGVWPARAAGIDADIVMLSILRPISGSGSLGMLAGIMRKHGPDSFTGMLAGAVQGASDTALYVVALYFGAAGVSQVRHSIAAALIGNVAGLLGAAFICGLLYR, encoded by the coding sequence ATGATGGGCACAGCTGCATCGACCGCACAGTGGGTACTCCCGGCGCTCCTTCTGGGAGTGCCGGTGTATGCCGCATTACGGAGAGTGGATGTGTACAACGCCTTCGTTGAGGGCGCATCCGACGGGCTCCGAGTAGTGGCGAGGCTTGCCCCCGCAATGATTGCGATCTTCCTCGCAGTAGGGATGTTTCGAGAATCAGGAGCGCTGGCAATTGTCGCGCGCGCAGGAGTATGGCCAGCCAGGGCAGCCGGAATTGATGCGGACATTGTGATGCTGTCTATCCTGAGGCCGATATCGGGATCAGGCTCCCTGGGAATGCTGGCGGGAATAATGAGGAAGCACGGCCCTGACTCGTTTACTGGTATGCTGGCAGGAGCAGTGCAGGGCGCAAGCGACACGGCGCTGTATGTTGTCGCGCTCTACTTTGGGGCGGCAGGAGTCTCGCAGGTTCGTCATTCCATCGCAGCCGCCCTCATCGGAAACGTTGCCGGGCTATTGGGAGCAGCATTCATCTGTGGGCTCCTCTACCGTTGA
- a CDS encoding glucose-6-phosphate isomerase family protein produces MLDLSLASGLPLALGDDSRLAFARELPKVVPAVRRTGDMRELWQAPDKAGDSEIYYMYRDVHMPEHEELIRSRNLRYDVTVILPGRVGDEFIKTAGHYHPIKPGTRLTYPEVYEVLFGVAHYLLQRADAGSGDITDAVLIEAEAGQHVVMPPGYGHITINPGDGPLVMTNWVASDFSSEYGLIKRFHGGAYFEIAETAGASRFVPNKRHEGLSPLRSLEPRDLPTLALSHGQPMYQSFLESPDRFRWLTDPEGVADELEFIIGA; encoded by the coding sequence ATGCTCGATCTGAGCCTGGCATCTGGTCTTCCACTGGCGCTCGGAGACGATTCGAGGCTGGCGTTTGCGCGAGAGCTCCCAAAGGTGGTTCCGGCGGTGCGCCGAACCGGCGATATGCGGGAACTGTGGCAGGCCCCTGACAAAGCCGGCGACTCCGAGATCTATTACATGTACCGAGACGTGCATATGCCAGAGCATGAGGAACTGATCCGGTCGAGGAACCTCAGGTACGATGTGACGGTTATCCTTCCCGGGAGGGTCGGCGACGAGTTCATCAAGACCGCTGGGCACTACCATCCGATCAAACCGGGAACGAGGTTGACCTATCCGGAAGTGTATGAAGTGCTTTTCGGCGTAGCTCACTATCTTCTTCAGCGCGCGGACGCCGGATCCGGCGACATCACTGATGCAGTGCTTATTGAGGCAGAGGCCGGGCAGCATGTAGTGATGCCTCCCGGATACGGACACATAACCATCAACCCGGGCGATGGGCCACTGGTGATGACCAACTGGGTGGCCTCCGACTTCTCATCAGAGTACGGGTTGATAAAGCGGTTCCACGGCGGCGCGTATTTCGAGATCGCCGAAACCGCAGGAGCGAGCAGGTTCGTGCCCAACAAGAGGCACGAAGGGCTGTCTCCCCTGAGAAGCCTGGAGCCTCGGGACCTTCCCACCCTGGCGCTCTCCCATGGGCAGCCCATGTACCAGTCGTTCCTGGAATCGCCTGACCGGTTTCGATGGCTCACAGACCCAGAAGGCGTCGCCGATGAGCTCGAGTTCATTATAGGTGCATAG
- a CDS encoding gluconeogenesis factor YvcK family protein, which translates to MGISMPKPFTRTLRVVALGGGTGLSTLLRGLKEYTSRITAIVTVTDDGGSSGRLRSEMGMLPPGDIRNCLVALADAEPLMKELFDYRFAGDGPLAGHSFGNLFIAAMCDITGDFELAVKESSRVLLVRGQVLPATLVNCALGAVLADGRVVKGETSVSGSGSRIESVFLIPESCPPLPEALKAIAEADVIVLGPGSLYTSVIPNLLVEGLAEAIALSTAHKIYVCNVMTQRGETDYYTAEDHLAAVLHHAGPRAADWIIVNNTSVSGEMLEKYSREGAMPVVFGRRSLEAMGVRVVAAPVLSESDLVRHDPGKLAAEVVRIAMKEKLNGRGAHR; encoded by the coding sequence TTGGGTATTTCCATGCCGAAACCCTTTACGCGTACTCTGCGGGTGGTGGCGCTGGGGGGAGGCACCGGGCTTTCAACTCTGCTGCGCGGTCTGAAGGAGTATACTAGCAGGATAACAGCGATAGTCACGGTCACAGATGACGGCGGCAGTTCCGGTCGTCTGAGATCAGAGATGGGCATGCTCCCTCCAGGCGACATCAGGAACTGCCTCGTTGCCCTAGCCGATGCAGAACCCCTAATGAAAGAGCTCTTCGATTACAGATTTGCAGGAGATGGGCCGCTGGCAGGCCACAGCTTTGGCAACCTTTTCATAGCGGCCATGTGCGACATCACTGGAGATTTCGAGCTTGCGGTGAAGGAATCCAGCAGGGTCCTTCTTGTGCGCGGCCAGGTTCTCCCTGCTACCCTCGTGAATTGCGCTCTCGGCGCTGTCCTGGCCGATGGGCGAGTAGTCAAGGGGGAGACGTCGGTTAGCGGAAGCGGTTCGCGCATAGAGAGTGTCTTCCTGATCCCGGAGTCGTGCCCTCCTCTTCCAGAGGCGCTCAAGGCCATAGCTGAGGCTGATGTCATCGTGCTAGGTCCGGGGAGCCTCTACACCAGTGTCATCCCAAATCTGCTTGTTGAGGGCCTGGCCGAGGCAATCGCGTTGTCGACCGCCCACAAGATCTATGTGTGCAATGTGATGACACAGCGCGGTGAGACAGATTACTACACTGCAGAGGATCACCTTGCGGCAGTGCTGCACCACGCTGGGCCGCGAGCGGCTGACTGGATCATCGTGAACAACACGTCGGTGTCAGGAGAGATGCTCGAAAAATACTCCCGTGAGGGCGCTATGCCTGTGGTTTTCGGGAGGCGGTCTCTTGAGGCCATGGGGGTGAGGGTGGTTGCAGCCCCGGTTCTGAGCGAGAGCGATCTAGTAAGGCATGACCCTGGAAAGCTCGCCGCCGAAGTAGTGAGGATCGCTATGAAAGAGAAACTCAACGGTAGAGGAGCCCACAGATGA
- the rpoN gene encoding RNA polymerase factor sigma-54 has protein sequence MELSYEMSLRQEQRLVMTPELRQAITILQLPSLDLADYVESQILENPVLEEQEPGSEGAGGSGQAEEAAECAGTDSKADEVEWERYFADGTDAGYTREQRDPDADSEDTTAALARWEPSLAERLEVELHLASECARTHRIGDYLLGCIDEAGFLRGDIGDIADALGVGSDEVESVLHIIQSLDPVGIGSRSVEECLDLQIQALNAPYDVRSLAHRIVCGHLEDMAAGRIGRISSELHVSAREVQAAMDLIRSLNPRPGSCFRSGAGAIRYIIPDVTVELVDGEYIVMPNDSILPRLNVSACYRRLLSSSSVDQTAKDFVKGKLNSALWLIRSIEQRRATILRVTRSIIAHQRDFLDRGILWLKPLTLREVATDVGLHESTVSRATAGKYAETPRGTFELRFFFGSGVSTSVGGAASATSVKKYIREMIASEDSGAPLSDQRIAGILGQQGIEISRRTVAKYREEMTIPSSGKRRRY, from the coding sequence ATGGAGCTTTCATACGAGATGAGCCTGCGGCAGGAGCAGCGGTTGGTGATGACGCCGGAGCTGAGGCAGGCCATCACGATTCTTCAGCTCCCCAGCCTGGATCTTGCCGATTACGTCGAAAGCCAGATTCTCGAGAATCCCGTCCTTGAGGAGCAAGAGCCTGGTTCAGAGGGCGCCGGTGGTTCCGGACAGGCCGAGGAGGCTGCTGAGTGCGCGGGCACTGACTCAAAAGCCGATGAGGTTGAGTGGGAGCGATACTTCGCTGATGGCACTGATGCTGGGTACACAAGGGAGCAGCGAGATCCTGACGCGGACTCTGAGGACACAACCGCTGCGCTGGCCAGATGGGAGCCTTCGCTCGCTGAGAGGCTCGAGGTGGAATTGCACCTAGCGTCGGAGTGTGCAAGGACTCACAGGATAGGAGATTACCTCCTGGGGTGCATCGACGAGGCCGGATTCCTCAGAGGAGACATCGGCGACATAGCGGATGCACTTGGAGTGGGATCTGACGAGGTCGAATCGGTGCTGCATATCATTCAGAGCCTTGACCCGGTGGGAATCGGATCGAGGAGTGTCGAGGAATGCCTTGACCTGCAGATCCAAGCATTGAACGCTCCTTACGATGTCCGCTCCCTCGCACACCGGATTGTCTGCGGCCACCTTGAGGACATGGCCGCTGGGAGGATAGGCCGCATCTCATCGGAGCTTCACGTGAGCGCGCGAGAGGTTCAGGCTGCCATGGACCTCATACGCTCTCTCAACCCTCGACCAGGGAGTTGCTTCCGTAGCGGCGCAGGCGCTATCAGATACATCATCCCCGATGTTACCGTGGAGCTTGTGGACGGAGAGTATATCGTGATGCCGAACGATTCGATCCTGCCCCGGCTCAACGTCAGCGCGTGCTACCGAAGGTTGCTTTCGAGTTCATCGGTGGATCAGACCGCCAAGGATTTTGTGAAAGGCAAGCTGAACTCCGCCCTTTGGCTGATCAGATCCATTGAGCAGCGGCGCGCCACTATACTGAGGGTCACAAGGTCGATCATCGCACACCAGCGGGATTTCCTTGATCGAGGCATACTATGGCTCAAACCCCTTACCCTTCGCGAGGTTGCGACAGATGTGGGCCTTCACGAATCCACTGTGAGCCGGGCTACTGCCGGGAAGTATGCAGAGACGCCTAGGGGCACGTTCGAACTCCGATTCTTCTTCGGATCAGGCGTGAGCACCTCAGTGGGAGGCGCTGCCTCAGCGACCAGCGTGAAGAAGTACATAAGAGAGATGATTGCGTCCGAGGATTCCGGGGCGCCCCTCTCTGATCAGCGCATTGCAGGTATCCTCGGACAGCAGGGCATCGAGATCTCCAGGAGGACAGTCGCCAAGTATCGCGAGGAGATGACTATTCCGTCTTCAGGCAAGCGACGGAGGTACTGA